Proteins encoded by one window of Rutidosis leptorrhynchoides isolate AG116_Rl617_1_P2 chromosome 7, CSIRO_AGI_Rlap_v1, whole genome shotgun sequence:
- the LOC139860060 gene encoding uncharacterized protein → MATYDKVYTVTSISHVIPIKLDITKLNYPHWSKLFSVHCEGFEVGKFIQQALTAEELASATWRKADVVVQTWIYSTISESLLERLLNSESSNAFQAWSFLQKIFQDNKRSKTVELTAELRNITIGDQTIEEYFRSIDKIATQLKNLGSTVNDADLVTYTINGLNNKYPHASHIILHREEFPNFETVRSMLTLEELQFNRQNRSGSSQNTTGTPSSPAVLVAQTAPPPSHHPRPPQVCRNFNRGSCRFGEKCRYLHQYNRASAPANNILGSHLNGVTNRSNGNSQAQLLGIIAAQQNFINQHTLARPTAPLFSSFGPRNPLAQQISPPGFPAGGHQANYIGPGITYGPQQPTGIGQPHPTSGYVNYSGSNSLFSPQNVVGFFSSKSMTQQPNQETIIPQAFSATTLPDYGNIGWTMDTGATTHLTSSIKNLSTVFNHCMYPSVSVGDGNSILVTNTGHSVLPNINRPLYLNNVLVTPNIVKNLIYVSHFTRDNKVSVSFDEFGFSVKDYLTSRLLLRCDSTGDLYPFTNQPASPAHHALFTSSSI, encoded by the coding sequence ATGGCCACCTACGATAAAGTATATACAGTCACGTCCATCTCTCACGTTATTCCTATCAAGCTTGATATAACAAAGCTTAACTATCCCCATTGGAGTAAACTTTTCTCGGTTCATTGTGAAGGTTTCGAAGTCGGAAAGTTTATCCAACAAGCACTAACGGCTGAAGAACTCGCATCTGCCACATGGAGAAAGGCCGATGTTGTTGTTCAAACGTGGATCTACTCCACCATATCAGAATCACTCCTGGAACGTCTTCTAAACTCCGAGTCGAGTAATGCGTTTCAAGCATGGTCCTTCCTGCAAAAGATTTTCCAAGATAACAAGAGGTCCAAAACCGTCGAATTAACTGCTGAACTTCGCAACATCACCATCGGTGATCAAACAATCGAGGAATATTTCCGTTCAATTGATAAAATCGCAACCCAATTGAAAAACCTTGGGTCCACCGTGAATGACGCTGATCTCGTCACGTACACTATTAACGGACTGAACAACAAATATCCACACGCATCTCATATTATTCTTCATCGTGAAGAATTTCCAAATTTTGAAACGGTTCGATCAATGTTAACATTGGAAGAATTGCAGTTTAACAGACAAAATCGCAGCGGTTCGTCACAAAATACAACAGGTACTCCTTCATCACCGGCAGTTCTAGTTGCTCAGACTGCACCGCCACCGTCACACCACCCACGACCACCTCAGGTATGCCGCAATTTCAATCGAGGTTCATGTCGATTTGGGGAAAAATGTCGTTACCTACATCAATATAATCGAGCATCTGCTCCTGCTAATAACATACTTGGGTCGCATTTAAATGGTGTAACAAACAGGTCCAATGGAAACAGTCAGGCCCAATTGTTGGGCATTATTGCGGCCCAACAAAACTTCATAAATCAGCACACCCTAGCCCGACCCACTGCACCATTGTTTTCCTCTTTTGGACCTCGGAACCCACTGGCCCAACAGATCAGTCCACCCGGATTTCCAGCAGGTGGTCATCAGGCTAATTACATCGGGCCTGGTATTACTTATGGGCCTCAACAGCCCACCGGAATTGGGCAGCCACATCCTACCAGCGGGTATGTTAACTACAGTGGGTCCAACAGTCTTTTTAGCCCACAAAATGTCGTTGGTTTCTTCAGTTCAAAGTCCATGACTCAGCAGCCCAATCAGGAAACAATTATTCCTCAAGCTTTTTCTGCTACTACTTTACCTGACTATGGTAACATAGGTTGGACCATGGATACAGGTGCGACCACTCACCTTACCTCTAGCATTAAAAATTTGAGTACTGTTTTTAATCATTGCATGTATCCTTCTGTATCTGTTGGCGATGGAAATTCCATTCTTGTCACCAACACTGGTCATAGCGTTTTGCCAAATATTAACCGACCCCTTTACCTTAATAATGTTCTTGTTACACCTAATATTGTTAAAAACCTCATTTATGTTAGTCATTTTACTCGTGATAATAAAGTCTCTGTTAGTTTTGATGAatttggtttttctgtgaaggatTACTTGACCAGCCGCCTCCTTCTCCGATGTGACAGCACCGGCGATCTCTACCCCTTCACAAATCAACCAGCATCTCCAGCACATCATGCTCTTTTCACATCCTCCAGCATCTGA